From Oscillatoria sp. FACHB-1407, a single genomic window includes:
- a CDS encoding polysaccharide deacetylase family protein, translating to MQTINPTATVKSIPMPDFRGPQGQKCIVSIGWHVDGESGAIASDPRAVNHLTALSEGAYGVSAALPRILDMHRSLDIPGSFFFPGYVADLHPDAVEAIAAEGHEIAHHGYLHENCFFLDKEAQRDVFLKGIAALERITGKAPVGWSAPTWGVKPDTLELLCELGMIYDCSLMEYDMPYLLSTPAGSLIELPISMVLDDWQIFGASPFPGGGVNATAETAFQIWKEEFDGMRRFGGFFTTTFHPNLMGRPGRLNMLYRLFEYMKSFDDVWWATCEDVAQYSRSQVTANTNIMN from the coding sequence CCTACCGCAACCGTTAAATCAATCCCTATGCCCGATTTCCGAGGACCACAGGGGCAAAAGTGTATTGTCTCCATTGGTTGGCATGTGGATGGCGAGTCAGGGGCGATCGCCAGTGACCCTCGTGCAGTAAACCATCTCACTGCTCTCTCTGAAGGAGCCTACGGAGTTTCCGCTGCTCTGCCTCGTATTCTCGACATGCATCGATCGCTGGATATTCCAGGTTCATTCTTTTTCCCAGGGTATGTAGCAGACCTGCATCCCGACGCAGTAGAGGCGATCGCCGCCGAGGGACACGAGATCGCCCATCACGGTTACTTACATGAAAACTGCTTCTTTTTAGACAAAGAAGCTCAACGCGACGTATTTCTCAAGGGCATCGCCGCTCTGGAACGTATCACCGGAAAAGCTCCGGTAGGTTGGAGTGCGCCTACCTGGGGAGTCAAACCCGATACCCTCGAATTGCTCTGCGAATTGGGGATGATTTATGACTGTAGCCTGATGGAATACGATATGCCCTATTTGCTCTCAACCCCGGCAGGATCGCTGATCGAATTACCCATCAGCATGGTGTTAGATGACTGGCAAATCTTTGGAGCCTCTCCCTTTCCCGGTGGTGGAGTGAATGCCACCGCCGAAACCGCATTCCAAATTTGGAAAGAGGAATTCGATGGGATGCGGCGATTTGGCGGATTCTTCACCACGACCTTTCATCCCAACCTGATGGGCAGACCCGGACGGTTAAATATGCTCTATCGGCTATTTGAATACATGAAATCGTTTGATGATGTCTGGTGGGCAACCTGTGAAGACGTAGCACAATATTCGCGATCGCAGGTCACGGCAAACACTAACATCATGAATTGA
- a CDS encoding GUN4 domain-containing protein gives MLSPINALWYFLMSFDKIFEKLLEQLVSLGPAAIFFVIAVHECWLYIDPNSPDGDLRKAFLFACAGAAWVFVFKLLSDLWNEIWQSRRASVANSIVNRVEALNRALRWKLSSFERQYLDCQAYDCYDYRVEGYQPFGIKMVMLEEVFVPLELVGSQVEGQATHMILKQRQRLKQGSIEPSNQDENNWKIWEFLAQTKKSPAYRHMAILAAVGYGKTTLLKHITLSYAKQLPVVRQYKAPKLIPILLYLRDLREVFDQAKSTFPSLPDLIHTHHLKRLPDHDRLNVPENWAKNLLQAGRALVMFDGFDEVAEKRRGDVSEWISQQMHRYPKSVFILTSRPPGYEKHYTAERPETTLYVRAFNNKQRSEFLHKWYACQERYDRGGRNTPDVQATAERQANNLLQQLKQRPKLSEMADNPLLLNMIATVHRFHPGDALPKYRAELYANICKLQLVDRPQAKGIPMLLNLENSLKLLRIIALKLMEYPSGRLPDITGGRLGDWIRQPLVSINYGVKPEQWIEQIVTISELLVKKEDRGNDQDSIYEFAHLSFQEYLAAEQIKILQQELMISERFEVTEWRETILLYAAQTNPTPLVQEACRRNTREALQLGYDCVRESPNPVDPEAFQELQALRYQPLETYLAQGQWKEADQETWHMMLRTVGKSEDQVLWIDDLHTFPCDDLLRIDQLWVNYSQGKWGFSVQKAIYLSSEVGGIANGRSEREAWYKFCDRVGWRKGGNWVTNYDYLNSDLEKSLLGEFPCWWGSSGHQGMSVLPPSAVIPPSSAHFPFLVHRLVDCSTSQS, from the coding sequence ATGCTATCTCCAATCAATGCTCTGTGGTATTTCTTGATGTCATTCGACAAGATCTTTGAAAAGCTACTTGAACAACTGGTTAGCCTGGGACCAGCCGCAATCTTTTTTGTGATTGCAGTACATGAATGCTGGCTTTATATAGACCCCAATAGCCCTGATGGGGATTTGCGAAAAGCCTTTTTGTTTGCTTGTGCTGGAGCAGCCTGGGTGTTTGTGTTCAAGCTTTTGTCTGATCTGTGGAATGAGATTTGGCAATCGCGTCGAGCTTCGGTGGCTAATTCAATTGTCAACCGAGTTGAAGCACTGAATCGAGCGTTGCGATGGAAGCTATCGAGTTTTGAGCGGCAGTATTTGGACTGTCAGGCATACGATTGCTATGACTATCGGGTAGAAGGCTATCAACCCTTTGGCATCAAAATGGTGATGTTAGAAGAGGTATTTGTGCCGTTGGAGTTGGTGGGTAGCCAGGTAGAGGGACAGGCAACCCACATGATATTAAAACAGCGGCAACGCTTGAAACAAGGCTCTATAGAACCCTCTAATCAAGATGAAAACAACTGGAAGATTTGGGAGTTTTTGGCACAGACAAAGAAGTCACCAGCCTATCGACATATGGCAATTTTGGCAGCAGTTGGCTATGGCAAAACGACCCTGCTCAAGCACATTACTTTGAGCTATGCCAAACAGTTGCCCGTTGTGCGGCAATACAAAGCCCCAAAGCTGATCCCCATCTTGTTGTATTTGCGCGACTTACGTGAGGTTTTTGATCAAGCGAAATCCACATTTCCCAGCCTGCCTGATCTAATTCACACTCATCATCTAAAGCGATTGCCCGATCATGACCGCCTCAATGTTCCCGAAAACTGGGCAAAGAACCTACTGCAAGCAGGTCGGGCACTGGTGATGTTTGACGGGTTTGATGAAGTAGCTGAAAAACGTCGGGGTGATGTCAGCGAGTGGATCAGCCAGCAAATGCATCGTTATCCAAAGTCGGTGTTTATTCTCACATCGCGCCCACCCGGATATGAAAAGCATTACACTGCCGAAAGACCCGAAACGACGCTTTATGTTCGAGCATTTAACAACAAACAGCGGAGTGAGTTCCTGCATAAATGGTATGCCTGTCAGGAACGCTATGACCGGGGTGGACGAAACACTCCAGATGTGCAAGCTACGGCTGAACGCCAAGCTAACAACTTGTTACAACAGCTAAAGCAGCGTCCAAAGCTGTCTGAGATGGCAGACAATCCACTCCTGCTCAACATGATTGCCACTGTGCATCGGTTTCATCCTGGAGATGCATTGCCCAAATATCGGGCGGAACTCTATGCCAACATCTGTAAGCTGCAACTCGTGGATCGCCCCCAGGCAAAGGGCATCCCCATGTTATTAAACCTGGAGAATAGCTTGAAGCTGTTGCGAATCATCGCTCTCAAGCTGATGGAGTATCCCAGTGGACGGCTTCCTGACATTACAGGGGGGCGATTGGGTGACTGGATTAGACAACCCTTGGTGTCAATCAACTATGGTGTAAAGCCAGAGCAATGGATTGAGCAAATTGTGACAATCAGCGAATTGCTGGTCAAGAAGGAAGACCGAGGCAACGATCAGGACAGTATTTATGAATTTGCTCACCTCAGTTTTCAGGAGTATCTAGCGGCAGAACAGATCAAAATCTTGCAGCAAGAATTGATGATTTCAGAACGGTTTGAGGTGACAGAATGGCGCGAAACGATTTTGTTGTATGCGGCTCAAACCAACCCCACACCGCTGGTTCAGGAAGCCTGTCGGCGTAACACTCGTGAAGCTCTGCAACTAGGATACGACTGTGTGCGTGAATCGCCCAACCCTGTTGACCCAGAGGCATTTCAAGAGCTGCAAGCTCTGCGTTATCAGCCTCTCGAAACCTATCTGGCTCAAGGGCAATGGAAAGAAGCCGATCAAGAAACCTGGCACATGATGCTCCGCACGGTTGGTAAAAGTGAAGACCAAGTTTTGTGGATAGATGACCTTCACACGTTTCCCTGTGATGACTTACTTCGCATTGACCAACTCTGGGTGAACTATAGTCAGGGCAAATGGGGTTTCAGCGTGCAAAAGGCTATCTACTTGTCGTCAGAAGTTGGGGGAATCGCCAATGGACGATCTGAGCGGGAGGCATGGTATAAATTTTGCGATCGCGTGGGTTGGCGCAAGGGCGGCAACTGGGTGACTAACTATGACTATCTCAATTCTGACCTCGAAAAATCTCTTCTAGGAGAATTTCCATGTTGGTGGGGTTCTAGCGGTCATCAGGGTATGTCGGTGCTGCCGCCTTCTGCTGTGATACCACCTTCTTCTGCTCACTTCCCTTTTCTAGTGCACAGACTTGTAGACTGTAGCACGAGCCAGTCCTGA